Sequence from the Thermocoleostomius sinensis A174 genome:
GCTTCCATAATTAATTTGTGTAGCTAAAGTTGGCTAACAACCCCCAAGTAGAAACGAGCATCACTACATCATTTCTATTAAACGCTTGAGTAGGCTTCCTATTCAGGAGATTCTATCCTATCGGAGTGCGTGAAACTGGTATAATGCCGAGGGCAACTTGTTCAAGAGTGAGCAGCATGACCCGGACTCCACACAACCAGTTCTCAAAACAGTATTTGGAAGAATTGCTGTCACCTCTGGGTCAAGTCCCCCTTAGCCAGGAAGTGCCAGGAGAAGCAAGGCAGGTTGTAGAGTTCAACAGCAAGCCATTCAGGAATTAGCTGCTCTACTTAGAGAAGATGCACTCCGTGATAGAGTCTTAGCGTGTGCATGGACACAACTGGACTCGAACCAGTGACCCCCACGATGTCAACGTGGTGCTCTAACCAACTGAGCTATGCGTCCAAATTATCCAGACAATAGTAGCACGAATTCTATGCCTCCTGCAAATAGCGATTCAGAGAGAAAAGAAACGAGGAAAGAGACTCGCTAACGGAAATAGAGAGGACTAGAGAGGGGCATGAGGGGCAGCATGATTGTAAAGGTAGCTCCTTGTTCTTCTCCCATACTTGTGGCTTGAATCCCCCCTTGATGTAATTCAACGAGTTGTCTGGCAATGGCTAGTCCCAAGCCTAGCCCCCCATACTTGCGTGTGTTAGAGCTATCGGCTTGGCGAAAGTAGTCAAAGATATAGGGTAGGGCTTCGGCTGAAATTCCCACCCCCGTGTCGCTGATAGTAATTCGGGCGTATTGGAAGTCGGCGAGTGGAGAACTGGAGGTTGGAGGTTGGGAGTTGGGGGCGGCGATCGCTGTGACCCAATCGCAATGACCCACGACCGCTTCTAGTTTCACCTCGACACAACCGCCAGATGGGGTGAATTTGATGGCATTGGAGAGCAGATTTTCCACAACTTGTTGCAATCGATTGCTATCTCCTAACACCTCACCTACTGCATCATCTAGGGCACTGTTTAATTGAATGGCTTTTGACAAGGCTTGGGGATTGACAGTTTGAAGGGCCGCTTCGATCACTAATTTCAGATTGACGGGATGTTTATTTAACTGCAACTTGCCCTGCAACAACCGAGAAACATCGAGCAAATTCTCAACAAGCTGTCTCTGTAATCGAGCGTTGCGTTCGATCGTTTCCAGTGCGCGGGCGGTAACGGACTCATTGAACTGACGGGTTCGCAACACCTCGGCCCAGCCCAGAATGGCATTGAGAGGAGTTCGCAGTTCGTGAGATACGATCGCCAAAAACTCGTCCTTTAAGCGGTTCGCTTGTTCCAGTTCTTCTGAGCGTTGTCGCAGTGCAACCAAAGCTGCTTGTAGTTCTTGGCGGCGCAAACTCACTTCTTGAACGAGTGCTTCTAAATCATGGCTTTGACTAGCAAGTTCCTGCTGTAACAAGTCTCGCACCCGTTTGATGGCAATTAAGTTACCAACTCGTGCTCGTAGTTCCTCAACCGAAAAAGGCTTCATTAAGTAATCTTGAACACCCTGCCGCAGCAGTTGTATCCGTAGTTCATCATCAGCTTTGGCAGTCAGAATTACCACTGGCGTTGGGTCTAGCGTTGGATAAGTGCGGAGTTGCTGAACAAATTGATTGCCGCTGAGGGCTGGCATCATGACATCACTCAAAATGAGATCGGGTTGAAGGGCGATCGCTTGCTCCAGTCCTTCTTGTCCGTTGGCGGCCGTAGCCGTGCGATACTCAGTGGCCAACGTGGTGGTAATGAATTGATTCATTTCTGGGTTATCTTCCACAATCAACACCAAGGGTTTACCCAGGGTTTGTTCTGGAATTGGATAAGCAGGTTGGCGAACTGTGCGGAATTCTTCCAAGCTCAACACATTGTTAACACTCACTGGTTCCAAAGCTTGTGGCGGTTCTGATGCAGCTATGCCAGAGGTCGTCACTGCACCCAACGAAGAGACCAATGGAATTTCAACGGTGAATTGAGCACCGCCTTCAGGAGCATTGCTAGCGCGAATCGTACCACCTTGAAGTTCAACAAACTCTTTGGCGATCGCTAAGCCTAAACCCGTGCCACCAAAGCGCCGGGTAGAGCCACCTTCCCCTTGACTGAACCGTTCAAAGATATGAGGCAGGAAGTCGGGAGCAATGCCTTTACCCGTGTCGGAGACGGTAATTTGAGCGTACTGGGACTGAGGAGTTGAGGGTTGGGAGTTCGAGGGTGAGTTCAACGGTGTATCGATCGATGACGCATGACCCTTGACTTCCTGCACCTGTACTTTAATTTGCCCACCTTCTGGAGTAAATTTGAAGGCATTAGAAAGCAGATTTAGAAGAATTCGTTGTACCTTTGCAACATCAACCTCAGCAAGCAACGATTCTGGAGCAACCACACTAAAGGCGATTTGCTTTTCTTCTGCCAAACCATCAAAATTGGCGGCCATCAAACGCACGAGTTGCGCCAAGTTTACAGGGCTGTACTCCACGTTCATTTTTCCGGCTTCTAGCTTTGACACATCCAACAGATCATTGACTTGCTTCAACAGTAATCGAGCATTGCGATCGACAATTTTCAAATCGTGCTGGTGCTCTTGGCACAAGTCTTGTTTAAGCAGTTTTTCAATCGGCCCCAAAATTAAGGTAAGGGGTGTCCGCAGTTCATGACTGACATTGGCAAAAAATTGAGTTTTAAGTTGATCCACCGCTTTGAGTTGTTCATTCAGAGACTCTAGCTGATGATTTGCCGTTTCGAGATGAAAGCGCCGTTCTTCCGAAAGTTTGGCAGCTTCAACGAGGGCTAAGGCTTTGGGGACGAGAAACGGTAAGATTATGGCTGTAGTGACAGAGGCGATCGCCGTGATCACTTTGAAAGCACCTGAAAGCCAATAGGTTGGATGCCACAACGTCCAGACCTCCATGAAATGCGTGCTTCCACAGGCAATGATGAAGGAACCAAATGCCAAGAACATCCAGTGAAACGGAATTTCTTGACGAGTTTTATAGACGAGGTAAGCCAAGGTCGCTGAAATGGCAACGTAGGCAAGCGCAATCAATGAGTCTGAAATGACATGTAACCAAACTAAACTTGGCTTCCACAAATAACAGTGACCGTGGGGAATAAACTCATTTGCCGTCAATAATGCATTCCACCATTGTGGAACCATCAACAGAAGTATGAGGGCCACCACGCTGATAGCGGTGCCATAACTCCGGGTGTCTTGATCGATATTTATCATCTGTTTGAATTTGAACACCAAGTTTTGATAGCCTGACATCCAATAAATCACGGTCTAAACAATCTCCAAAATTAGAAGACTGTTCATCTACCTTACCGTGACCTTTGGTTTGGGCCCAAGGTGTGGTATTGAGAATGATGAAGAGTAAGAAGAATGACGAAGGGTGAGAAGAATAGCGTGAAAGAGCAGCAATTAAGGCGAACAGGGATTCTGCTTAAATTGTAAAAATGCGGCCACTCGTGTCAACAGTTGATCAAATTCGATCGGCTTGCGGATGAAGTCATTAGCCCCTAATGCCAAGCCCTGCACATCATTGGCATCTTCATGGGCAGTCACTAGCAGAATTGGAACGAACGGAATACTTGAATTCTGCCGAATTCTCCGAGTGACTTCATAGCCGTTCATATCGGGCATCATTACATCCATCAGGATCAGATCCGGTGGAGAGGCTTCAACTTTAGCTAAGGCTGAACTTCCATTGTTGGCTGTATCGACCTCGTACCCCTCTGCTTCCAGAATTGTCTGTAGCAGAAATAAGTTGTCATCGAGGTCATCTACAACCAAAATCCGAAAGGCTGGGAAGTCACACACAAGTCACCTGAATATAGACGCTAAGACAGTAATTATTGTCATTCTTCCCCAACAAGTTGGAATTTGCCTCTCACTTTGGATAGAAGCTGATCAAAAAGAAGCCTCAACTATTCAGGAGAGGTTCGATCGAGTAAGGTTATCTGTTGGCTAAGGTTGGCTAAGATAGTTGACCCTCCAGATAGATCAGAATTTTCACACGATAGTGGACAATGAGTAGAGACCCGCCATATCCTATTCCATCTAAAGTAAGATTGTGCTGAGCCATGGAATAGGTTGCGACTCGCGCCTTGGCCTAATAGCCGTAACCGGACTCATTGCCCCAGATTCACTGCCTAAAATCGTCAATCGCCATTTGCTGTATTTTGGTCGTTTACTATTCGGAAGTTTGGAGAGAGGCACTGTATGACATCCGATCGGATTGCTTCACTAAGCGAGTATCATCGCTTACCTCAAGCATCCCAACCTTCTGATTTCTATAAGCGGCTGCTGGAGGTGGTTTGCAATAACGCCACCCTTGCGCTTTTCATTATGGATGAGCATCAGCAGTGTATTTATATGAACCCGACGGCGGAAACATTGACGGGCTTTAGTTTGGCAGAAACGCAGGGACGGGCCCTGCACGATGTTATTCACCATACACGACCAGATGGGCGTCCTTATCCGTTGTGCGAGTGTCCGATCGATCAAGCCTTTCCTCAAAACAATCGGGAACAAGGAGAGGAAGTATTTGTTCATAAAGACGGTCACTTCTATCCGGTGGCCTATACAGCCAGCCCCATTCGAGAAGGCGATCGAGTCACTGGCACAATTATTGAAGTTCGCGATATCACTCAGGAAAAGTTAGATCAACAGTCTCGTGAAGAGGCCCTGCGCCGAGAACAACAGCTACGAGCCGAAGCCGAAGCGACTCAACGACGGCTCACCCATTTGTTGGAGCACATGACTGATGCCTTTATCGCCCTCGATCGCAACTGGCGCGTGATTTATCTAAATGCTGAAGCAGAGCGAATTAGTCGCAAATCCCGTTCTGAAGTCCTGGGTAGAACTCATTGGGAAGAGTGGCCGGCATCGATAGGAACAGCGATGGAAACCCAATATCGTCAGGCTATGGCAGAACAAATACCCGTTCACTTTGAACATCACTATTATCTGCCACCCGACTATGACCTTTGGCTAGAAGTTCATGCTTATCCGTCTGAAGATGGGCTGGGGATTTTCTATCGAAACATCACCGATCGCAAACGGGCAGAAGTTGCTTTAAGCCAAAGTGAATTCCGCTACCAAACACTAGTCAAAAATATACCTGGCATGGTGTACCGCTATGCTCCAGATACAGGCATAGGCGATCGCTTTACCTATGTAAGTTCTGGCTCTCGTGATCTGTTTGAGCTAGAACCAGATTTGATTCTTCAAGATCCATCTGAGTTTTGGTCATTGGTTCACCCTGAAGATGTCGCGTCGTTACAAGTGTCGATCGAGCAAGCGGTGGTTCAATCAACTGGCTGGGAATGGGAAGGGCGGTTTATCACCCCTTCTGGGAAAATGAAGTGGATTCAGAGCAAGGCCCGCATGGAGGCAATTGGACAAGGCAAGGTTTGGGATGGATTGCTCATTGACATCACTGATCGTAAACAGGCTGAAACTGAACGAGAACGATTATTGATCCGAGAAAAGAATGCCCGGGAAGATGCTGAGACCGCTAACCGAATTAAAGATGAATTTCTGGCAGTACTATCGCATGAATTACGATCGCCATTGAATCCGATTCTTGGTTGGACAAAATTATTGCAAGCACAAACGCTAGATCAACAAAAAACTCAACAAGCATTAGCAACCATTGAGCGGAATGCAAAATTACAAACTCAACTAATTGAGGACTTACTTGATGTCTCTCGAATTCTGCGCGGCAAGTTGACGTTGAATACGGGGGCTGTGAACTTGTTGGATACGATTGAAGCAGCAATGGAAACCGTGCGATTGGCAGTCGATGCCAAGGCGATCGATTTGTGCTTGGCAGTGACCTCGTCCTCCCGTTCTCTTCAAGTGATGGGCGATGCGGCCCGGCTGCAACAGGTGGTCTGGAACTTGCTTTCCAACGCGGTTAAATTCACTCCCACTGGTGGTCGCATCGAGGTAAAACTAGAAACGGTCACGGGGCATTGCTCATCGATGACCCAACGGTTTGACTCACCCCCCACCCCCGATTCCCCATCCTCTGCCCTCCCATACGCTCAGATTACCGTCTCCGACACTGGCAAAGGCATTGCTCCCGATTTTCTACCCTATGTATTTGACTATTTTCGCCAAGAAGATGGCACCACCACTCGCAAATTTGGCGGCTTGGGTTTGGGATTGGCGATCGTGCGGCATATTACGGAACTGCATGGCGGCACAGTCAGGGTAGAGAGCGCTGGAGAAGGGCAAGGGGCTACATTTACGGTGCAGTTGCCATTGCCCGGTTCCGACCTCCTCGGAGAGCAGGAGGAAACCGCAGACGCCCCTTGTTTAGCTGAGTATTCTTCTCTTCAAGGTGTGCGGGTGTTAGCGGTGGATGATGATGCAGATATCCGGGAATTGATTGAGTTTGTTCTACAGCAAGCGGGGGCAACCGTGTGTGCGGTGAGTTCTGCCTCGGAAGTGCTGCAACAAATCAAAGTTTTTGCTCCAGATGTGCTGATTTCAGATATCGGTATGCCTGAAATGGATGGATACATGCTGATGCGACAAATTCGCACCTTTTTGGAACGCCGAGGCATTTTGGCGATCGCCCTCACGGCTTACGCTGGCGAGATCAATCAGCAACAGGCGATGGCAGCGGGGTTTCGGGTACATCTGGCAAAACCGATCGAACCCAAAGCATTGATTGAGGCGGTCGAGATGGTTCTAAATCGCAATCGACCGCTGTGAGAGCTAATTTATAAAGTAAGTCTTAAGCAAGCTGATTGACTGACAATTCTTTGTTCCCTCATCTTCTAACCCTATTGAGTCAGCAAACCTGAGCCTAGACGGAAATGGTTTAGGAATGAATTTTAGGAATGAACAGTCGGTGGGTGTTGGGCTAATACTTTCTTGAGATACTGCCCGGTGTACGATCGCTGATTTGCTGCTACCTCTTCGGGAGTGCCAATCGCCACAATCTCACCACCGCGATCGCCGCCCTCCGGACCGAGATCGATAATCCAATCAGAGCAGCGAATCACATCCAGATTATGTTCGATCACTAAAATTGTGTTGCCCATGTCGGTCAGCCGTTGCAGCACGTCCAGCAGCTTATGCACATCGTAAAACGATAAGCCAGTCGTCGGTTCATCGATTAGATACAGAGTCTTGCCTGTGGCGCGACGAGAGAGTTCTGAGGCCAGTTTCAGTCGTTGGGCTTCTCCGCCAGATAGGGTGGGGGCCGTTTGTCCCAGTCGCACATAGCCCAAGCCTACATCCACCATCGTTTGCAATCGCGAGGCGGCTTTGGGGATGTTCTCGAAGAATACCAAGGCCTCTTCAGCCGTCATGTTCAACACATCGGAGATGGA
This genomic interval carries:
- a CDS encoding ATP-binding protein translates to MINIDQDTRSYGTAISVVALILLLMVPQWWNALLTANEFIPHGHCYLWKPSLVWLHVISDSLIALAYVAISATLAYLVYKTRQEIPFHWMFLAFGSFIIACGSTHFMEVWTLWHPTYWLSGAFKVITAIASVTTAIILPFLVPKALALVEAAKLSEERRFHLETANHQLESLNEQLKAVDQLKTQFFANVSHELRTPLTLILGPIEKLLKQDLCQEHQHDLKIVDRNARLLLKQVNDLLDVSKLEAGKMNVEYSPVNLAQLVRLMAANFDGLAEEKQIAFSVVAPESLLAEVDVAKVQRILLNLLSNAFKFTPEGGQIKVQVQEVKGHASSIDTPLNSPSNSQPSTPQSQYAQITVSDTGKGIAPDFLPHIFERFSQGEGGSTRRFGGTGLGLAIAKEFVELQGGTIRASNAPEGGAQFTVEIPLVSSLGAVTTSGIAASEPPQALEPVSVNNVLSLEEFRTVRQPAYPIPEQTLGKPLVLIVEDNPEMNQFITTTLATEYRTATAANGQEGLEQAIALQPDLILSDVMMPALSGNQFVQQLRTYPTLDPTPVVILTAKADDELRIQLLRQGVQDYLMKPFSVEELRARVGNLIAIKRVRDLLQQELASQSHDLEALVQEVSLRRQELQAALVALRQRSEELEQANRLKDEFLAIVSHELRTPLNAILGWAEVLRTRQFNESVTARALETIERNARLQRQLVENLLDVSRLLQGKLQLNKHPVNLKLVIEAALQTVNPQALSKAIQLNSALDDAVGEVLGDSNRLQQVVENLLSNAIKFTPSGGCVEVKLEAVVGHCDWVTAIAAPNSQPPTSSSPLADFQYARITISDTGVGISAEALPYIFDYFRQADSSNTRKYGGLGLGLAIARQLVELHQGGIQATSMGEEQGATFTIMLPLMPLSSPLYFR
- a CDS encoding response regulator; translation: MCDFPAFRILVVDDLDDNLFLLQTILEAEGYEVDTANNGSSALAKVEASPPDLILMDVMMPDMNGYEVTRRIRQNSSIPFVPILLVTAHEDANDVQGLALGANDFIRKPIEFDQLLTRVAAFLQFKQNPCSP